TTCTTAAAACATGACTCACCCAGAGTTTCAGACAGCTGCGGGAAGTCATAGATGTGTTCACATGTATTACGGCTGTTTGGGATACAGAAcccaaagtcaaagtcaaagctCTTCAGTAGGTGATCACGAAAGTAGTGCCTCTCAATCATGCGAAAGTTGTTCAGAGGACGGTTACCAACCGTGAATTCCACTCTGATTgaataaagaaaggaaaagcGAGGCTGAGATATCACAACTGCATGTCTTTGCATTTTTACAGTCAGCgagcacagaaaaaaacagtcagtggGGTGTGTGCCTCATAGAATACAATGCTGCAATTGTTTTCATTGTTTGCATGGGGAACACCTCAGTATATTTTTCTTAGGTGTGTGTGGATGACGTGTGAGTCACTCACGTAGCTCCCACAGTTCTCAGTCGCAGGAAGGCTGGAGTGAACTGGTAGCGCACAAATCGACCTGCACTGGCATCTCCCTCTTTGCTCTCCTCGTCATCGTCtacagcagcaacaacagcaagATTAGATCCAAGCGTTTAACTTAATTCATAATGAGCACATTTTAAGAAAGCTCACATAACAAGACACTGGTTTTAGGTCAGCCACAAGCAGTGTTTAGCAGAGACAATGCATCCATTGCTtaagcaaagaaacaaaacagatgAGAATGCCAGAGAATGCCGTACCTGTATGTGGTGGTTTAGCAATTTCAAATAGGACAGTGTTACTCTCCAGGTCTCTGATCTTGAAACGTACGAAGTCGATGTTATAGATATTGTCCTCAGGTTTACAGAGGTACCCTACAACAGTGTCAGACAACAGCAGTTTAAGACAAAAGATATTTACATCATTCTATTACatgtaaatacacacacacacacacatatatatatatatatatatatatatatatatatatatatatatatatatatatatatatatatatatatatatgtatgtatatatatatatatatatatatatatatatatatatatatatatatatatatatatatatatatatatatatatatatatatatatatatatatatatatatatatatatatatatatatatatatatatatatatatatggaactTAGCTGGCAGTTTTGCTCTTGGAGAAACACAAAGATGTGGACagatttttacaaaaaaaggaatattcgTCCAAATTATTATCAATATTTTCATTTGCAAAGCAGATAattaaaattgtcaaatgtgaCTGAATTGAATAATTTCATGAAGAAAAATCCTTATTACATAAAAACTATATTGAAATGTATTTAGTCTTAATGTTCAATTTCCGCTCATATTTCCTATGTTGCCATAGCAGCTGTAAATGTAGGCCATGACACAGAAAAGACCCATGATcttatttttctatttaaataagctCTCTGGTTTAGATACGGACGCTTTAAAAGAGTAGAAATCAGTAAAAATCAGGAGACCCAACCAAAAAGAATCTTATGATgggtcattattattactatacacCTGTAAGAATAAAGGTAACAATAAAGATGACGTATAAAATGTCCATAAACCAGTTATAAGATGTGATAGGACTGATATTATTTCCGTTTCCAaaagaaatgcagtcttttAATCAGAGATTGGTCTGCCTGTATTGACTCTTTAATCTGTGTTTATAAAATCCGCCAGTGTTTGCTCCAGTATTTGCCTCAGCGCCAGCAGCAGGTCCCTGCAGGCagcttgctgctgctgcacgcaCCTGTGGTGGCCGCCCGCAGTCCCAGCACGTCCTCCGGCGTGATGCGGCCGCCCTGCGCCCGCAGGTGGTGCTCCGTCACGGCCCTGCCGCCGTCCGCCTGGCCGGCCCGGGACTTCAGCCTCTTCAGCACTCCGCCGCCGGACTTGCGCTCCCGCGGAGCCGCCGCGGCGCCGGGGACATTTTCAGCAACAGGCGCGTCGCTGTGGGCTTTGGTGCCGCTCATTTCTTCTCCTGCTCCCCCCGCTGTGCCGGGAGAGGTTTCGCCGCTGCCGCGTCCCCCTTCCCTTCTCACGGCCGCTGGAAGAGGAAGATGGCGCCGCAGATGTCGACGGAGAAGCGTCGCTGGACGTTTGAAGCGCTTGTTTCTGTGAGCGGCACATGCTGTGCAGTTGCTATGGCAACTCGCTCAGCGAGCTGGAAGAGCGTGTTTCCTCGTTACAACCACAAGGGGGGTGAGAGCgagggagaagaaagaaagaaagaaagaaagaaagaaagaaagaaagaaagaaagaaagaaagaaagaaagaaagaaagaaagaaagaaagaaagaaagaaagaaagaaagaaagaaagaaagaaagaaagaaagaaagaaagaaagaaagaaagaaagaaagaaagaaagaaagaaagaaagaaagaaagaaagaaactttaCACAATATTACACAAAGGagctatgaatgaatgaatcaatgaatcaattaattaatttttatttcgaacatgtatataaaaaataaataaataaacagtaacattttcatattcacatatgttcgaaaaaatagtaggaagaagtatacactttttcctagttcctacccctttataactctatgaatttacattattgttattattaaatctacacaatatccatataaatatagtctatataaatactacgtaaacatgcctattgatacaaaattatccatataagtatatagaaaatataaatattacataaatattatatcaatatatagaaaatacaaatattatataaatctatataaatatacactatataaactacataaatatccctataaatatatatatgctacatacttaataattacataattataactatccctctcaacatataatatatactacataaatatctaaacagcTCACTGCTAAGTTATCCAAAACTTGGAAAGAAACTGTGAAAAGGAAGAATGTTGATGCGtgtaaattgattttttttatcttcttctATCTTATTAACACTATTATACTAATATATAGGCCAAAGTACTTTTCATGAAGTCAGTCGCCAggttaaaaacatttagttacTAGGTTACTAGGTGTATGTTGCCTTATGACTATATAATTAACACTTGTTTGTgttagaaagagagaaagagcttCAGGAGAAGCCTCTTTATTGGGTATTAGATTACATTTAATGAAACGGCATAAAGTAACACAACATTTCGGTTAAATTTAGTATTTTCTTTGATCGAGAAATACAGTTAGGCTATGGTGAGACTCTGGTGCAACTTAATGACTTAATGACCCGTACGTCTCACACGCACGCGCTTACAACTAAATGGTTTGAGAAAACATGATCAAATAAGTCTCACTTCTCAGATTTGCTGAGAGGTTTACAAGGGTACACTTTCCTGCTCTATCCACATGATGTCAACGCAAATGAACGTTGTAAAGGTCCAGGTGTTATGCAAATGTGTGTTTATTGAGTGAGTGAGATAAGCGCTTCCTGCTGTTAGGAAGTCCCAGGGAGCCTCAGCATCCTCCCGCTTACATCCTATTCTTTTTCACAAAAGGTAGGTAAAGTGGCTTTTCTTCTCAGTTAGAACCCGTTCATCAAGTCcacttgtgtctgtgtctctcctttctctgttcttcattctctctgtccgTTTTctattttcctgctctgcccagctggcctccggcaggagggtccccccttataatccaggtcctgctcaaggtttcttccctcctaaaggggagtttttcttgccactgtttggcttaggtttttctcccactagggagtttttacctgccattgtttatgttatgtttatgtaataattgctcggggttcatgttctgggtctccagaaagcacctagagacaacttatgttgtaatagacgctatataaataaaattgaattgaaattactGTTTaatgaagcgtactcttaaattaaatacttacctgctgtactctactgcccttactttttaacaacttgtgctttttattattttacctcttttcttatcattttatttcattttatttgttatttactcttTAATTGTGTCGTGCTGCTTTTAATGCTGATGTAAAGCCATTTGAATtaacttgtgttgaattgtgctaaacaaataaacttgccttgccttgcctttgtcCAGAGGCCCCCACTGCCATGATACTGGATTTAACAAAAAGaactggggccggattcaccaatatgttcttaagaacgatcttaagaaatgtcttaagatctaaaattaagaagttcataagaaagttcttaagtgcaattcctcaatattttcttaagaaccgtcttaagaactgtcatttcttacaaatttcttatttttcctacttaagaacttcttaaaacatgtcattgcattgcacatgccaacaaacaacatttatacaggtagtttaggtcttaaccgtcagtcactcactaaacatggagaaggagaaaaagagatgcaggaacttttcaaggcagGAGCTTGAGATTATGGTGGATGatattaatgtgcgaaaaaaaatactattggggaaaattaataataattaactaccacgctaactaacatgctaacaaacagttaacaggctctttgtgtaattaattacaaagtcctcaaactatgacctactagtctaaacttgtctaaaatgtgttgaaaaaagtgatattagaggcttacACAGAataaattttaagacaggtcaaggttgtcttaaagttaagaaaaaagtcaagaacaaatttgagaacttttatttcaagaataccatttattcttaagttttttcttaagaagaaacttaagaagaaagttgaaaaaatactttttggacAATAtgactttttctcttttttcttcttaagactgaacttaagaaaaaaatgacacttaagaagattctttttcttaagaatgttttctgaatccggtgttgtgccggattcagcacccctg
This genomic window from Cololabis saira isolate AMF1-May2022 chromosome 8, fColSai1.1, whole genome shotgun sequence contains:
- the LOC133449489 gene encoding protein unc-119 homolog B-like yields the protein MSGTKAHSDAPVAENVPGAAAAPRERKSGGGVLKRLKSRAGQADGGRAVTEHHLRAQGGRITPEDVLGLRAATTGYLCKPEDNIYNIDFVRFKIRDLESNTVLFEIAKPPHTDDDEESKEGDASAGRFVRYQFTPAFLRLRTVGATVEFTVGNRPLNNFRMIERHYFRDHLLKSFDFDFGFCIPNSRNTCEHIYDFPQLSETLVRQMVECPYETRSDSFYFVENRLVMHNKADYAYNGGQ